One window of the Macaca thibetana thibetana isolate TM-01 chromosome 1, ASM2454274v1, whole genome shotgun sequence genome contains the following:
- the UBXN10 gene encoding UBX domain-containing protein 10, which translates to MATEAPVNIAPPECSTVVSTAVDNLIWQPNSLNMHMIRPKSAKGRTRPSLQKSQGAEVCAHHIPSPPPAIPYESPSSQKPGACAPKSPNQGASDEIPELLQQVPIGASSSLNKYPVLPSINRKNPEEEAVESVAKKASSLQLSSIQALYQEETCSMKTSEQDSRAQAFAMERKFIIRTKKQGSSRAGNLEEPSDQEPRLLLAVRSPTGQRFVRHFRPTDDLQTIVAVAEQKNKTSYRHCSIETMEVPRRRFSDLTKSLQECRIPHKSVLGISLEDGEGWP; encoded by the coding sequence ATGGCCACAGAAGCCCCTGTGAATATAGCACCACCTGAGTGTAGCACTGTTGTCAGCACAGCAGTTGACAACCTCATTTGGCAGCCAAACTCACTAAATATGCACATGATAAGGCCCAAGTCCGCCAAGGGACGGACAAGACCAAGTCTGCAAAAATCCCAGGGCGCAGAGGTGTGCGCTCATCATATACCATCTCCGCCTCCGGCCATTCCCTATGAGTCGCCAAGCAGCCAAAAACCAGGAGCCTGTGCACCCAAATCTCCAAACCAGGGAGCTTCTGATGAGATCCCTGAGCTGCTGCAGCAAGTTCCCATTGGAGCTTCCTCTTCTCTCAATAAGTATCCAGTCCTTCCTTCTATCAACAGAAAGAACCCGGAGGAGGAGGCTGTGGAAAGCGTCGCCAAAAAggccagctcactgcaactgagCAGTATCCAGGCTCTTTACCAAGAGGAGACCTGCAGCATGAAGACAAGTGAACAAGATTCCAGAGCTCAAGCTTTTGCCATGGAGAGGAAATTCATCATCCGAACCAAGAAACAGGGCTCTTCCAGGGCTGGAAACCTGGAGGAACCATCGGACCAAGAACCAAGGTTGCTGCTTGCTGTCAGATCACCAACAGGCCAAAGGTTTGTACGCCATTTCCGGCCAACTGATGATTTGCAAACCATTGTTGCTGTGgcggaacagaaaaacaaaacctcctACCGACACTGCAGCATTGAAACAATGGAGGTGCCCAGGAGGCGATTTTCTGACCTCACCAAATCTCTACAAGAGTGCCGAATCCCCCACAAGTCTGTGCTGGGCATCTCACTGGAAGATGGGGAAGGGTGGCCCTGA